Proteins from a genomic interval of Lycium ferocissimum isolate CSIRO_LF1 chromosome 2, AGI_CSIRO_Lferr_CH_V1, whole genome shotgun sequence:
- the LOC132033024 gene encoding protein ASPARTIC PROTEASE IN GUARD CELL 2-like — protein MFVPLQTSLVPFLLLLVVLPLFLFSFPNTTTASNTHETKTSAGHAIPFPTHEHLDVKQTIKESRIHPPPKTHDDHVEEEEALHELKRNNSWKLKLLHRDKMPFSHFSDHPHRFEARMKRDVKRVDTLVRKATNNIGTTTYEAEEFGSEVISGMEQGSGEYFVRIGVGSPVREQYMVIDAGSDIVWVQCQPCTNCYHQSDPVFDPSLSASFSGVPCSSSLCDRVDNSGCHAGRCKYEVMYGDGSYTKGTMALETLTFGRTVIRDVAIGCGHSNRGMFIGAAGLLGLGGGSMSLVGQLGGQTGGAFSYCLVTRGSGSTGSLEFGREVLPAGATWVPLIRNPRAPSFYYIGMSGLGVGGARVGIPEDSFRLTEEGDGGVVMDTGTAVTRLPKEAYVAFRDAFIAQTASLPRAPAMSIFDTCYDLNGFVTVRVPTISFFLMGGPILTLPAGNFLIPVDQKGTFCFAFAPSPTRLSIIGNIQQEGIQISIDGANGFVGFGPNIC, from the coding sequence ATGTTTGTCCCTTTACAAACGTCCCTAGTCCCATTTTTGCTCCTCCTTGTAGTACTGCCACTattccttttctcttttcccAACACAACAACTGCAAGTAATACTCATGAAACCAAGACCTCAGCTGGCCATGCAATCCCATTCCCCACCCATGAACACTTGGATGTCAAGCAAACCATTAAAGAATCAAGAATCCACCCACCACCTAAAACACATGATGATCatgtggaagaagaagaagctctTCATGAATTAAAGAGAAACAATAGCTGGAAGCTGAAGCTTCTTCATAGAGACAAAATGCCTTTCTCCCACTTCAGTGATCATCCTCACCGATTTGAAGCTCGCATGAAAAGAGACGTCAAAAGGGTCGATACACTCGTTCGAAAAGCCACCAATAATATTGGTACCACTACTTATGAGGCGGAGGAATTCGGGAGTGAGGTGATTTCGGGTATGGAACAAGGCAGTGGAGAATACTTTGTGAGGATTGGTGTTGGTAGTCCTGTTAGAGAACAATACATGGTTATTGATGCTGGCAGTGACATTGTGTGGGTCCAGTGCCAGCCTTGTACCAACTGCTACCACCAATCTGACCCAGTATTCGATCCATCTCTTTCTGCTTCTTTCTCTGGCGTACCTTGTTCCTCCTCCCTTTGCGACCGCGTGGACAACTCCGGTTGCCACGCTGGTCGCTGCAAGTATGAAGTCATGTACGGTGATGGCTCGTACACCAAGGGAACCATGGCCCTTGAGACCCTCACTTTCGGTCGCACCGTCATTCGTGACGTGGCGATCGGGTGCGGTCATAGTAACCGCGGCATGTTTATTGGGGCTGCCGGTTTGTTAGGCCTTGGAGGCGGGTCCATGTCGCTCGTGGGACAGCTCGGTGGACAGACGGGCGGAGCGTTTAGTTACTGTTTGGTTACACGGGGCAGCGGATCAACAGGATCACTTGAATTCGGGCGGGAAGTATTACCCGCGGGGGCAACGTGGGTTCCGCTGATCCGGAACCCACGCGCCCCGAGTTTCTATTATATTGGTATGTCAGGTCTTGGAGTTGGAGGAGCGCGTGTAGGAATACCCGAAGATTCTTTCAGATTAACTGAGGAAGGTGATGGAGGAGTGGTGATGGACACGGGGACAGCCGTGACTAGACTTCCCAAGGAGGCATACGTGGCGTTTCGCGACGCGTTTATCGCTCAAACTGCCAGCCTTCCAAGGGCACCAGCCATGTCAATATTCGACACGTGCTATGATCTAAACGGGTTTGTGACTGTTCGGGTACCGACCATTTCGTTTTTCCTCATGGGTGGTCCGATCTTAACACTACCAGCTGGGAACTTCCTAATTCCAGTGGATCAAAAGGGCACATTCTGCTTTGCATTTGCTCCATCTCCAACTAGACTTTCCATAATAGGGAATATTCAGCAAGAAGGCATCCAAATTTCTATTGATGGAGCAAATGGTTTTGTGGGATTTGGTCCCAATATTTGCTAG